From the genome of Aspergillus fumigatus Af293 chromosome 1, whole genome shotgun sequence, one region includes:
- a CDS encoding GMC family oxidoreductase → MAEQAVTAYVPLDVPLPPIPEGQVFSDLQWRTLLSLADTVIPSIRSTSLPKSVSTKVVPESTFKDAVSTLASHIHDPDATQIAEQYLEENASANPQFVEGLRRLFAEYIHEEGKSGINLILNALNSKAGSLILTGSTTPIQDQPFEIREKIFSSWETSRIKPLRAIYRAFTAIFKKTWATVSPTIRSVVGCPRVPIHGKPADGFEYEFLQFPPGAEPETIDTDVVIVGSGCGGSVAAKNLAEAGYRVLVVEKSYHYPSKYFPMDFNEGFVSMFENGGATTSDDGSIAVLAGSTWGGGGTVNWSASLQTQGYVRREWASKGLPFFESHEYQQALDRVCDRMGVSNDHTEHNYSNRVLLDGARKLGYAAQPVPQNTGGSNHYCGYCTMGCHSCGKKGPRETFLADAAKAGTTFIEGFRADKIRFKNTKGGRVACGVEGTWTSRDSYLGTAGPDRTTRKVIINASKVIVSCGTLHSPLLLLRSGLKNPQIGRNLYLHPVVLSCAVFDEEIRPWEGSALTIVVNEFEDQDGQGHGVKIENVVMLPALYLPTFPWRDGLDYKLWAAKLPRMSGFIALTKERDAGRVYPDPADGRVRIDYTVSAYDRKHIVEALIATAKIAYISGAREFHTSNREMPPFIRPTEASDPNAPEGVTNQALQAWIAVLRRKNPVDPERTQYASAHQMGTCRMGSSPRTSVVDPECQVWGTQGLYVMDASVFPSASGVNPMVTNMAIADWASRKVVRSLEKANHGKTVLARL, encoded by the exons ATGGCTGAGCAGGCTGTAACTGCATACGTCCCCCTGGACgtgcctcttcctccgatTCCTGAAGGCCAAGTCTTTTCCGACCTGCAATGGAGAACGTTGTTGTCTCTGGCAGACACAGTGATCCCTTCCATTCGTTCTACATCACTCCCTAAGTCTGTCTCTACCAAGGTGGTACCTGAATCGACATTCAAGGACGCTGTCTCGACTCTGGCATCTCACATCCACGACCCTGACGCCACACAGATTGCTGAGCAATATCTAGAGGAGAATGCGTCCGCCAATCCCCAATTCGTGGAGGGGCTGCGGCGGCTTTTCGCCGAGTATATCcatgaagaagggaaaagcggaatcaatctcatcctcaaTGCCCTCAA CTCCAAAGCTGGTTCGCTCATTCTGACTGGCTCGACCACTCCCATCCAGGACCAGCCGTTTGAAATCCGCGAGAagatcttttcttcttgggAAACTTCGCGGATCAAGCCTCTTCGTGCCATCTATAGGGCGTTTACGGCCATCTTTAAGAAGACTTGGGCCACGGTGAGCCCCACGATCCGTTCAGTCGTTGGCTGCCCCCGCGTCCCCATCCACGGCAAACCGGCGGATGGTTTCGAATACGAGTTCCTGCAATTTCCCCCTGGTGCCGAACCAGAAACCATAGACACGGATGTTGTGATAGTGGGGAGCGGTTGCGGTGGTAGTGTTGCTGCCAAAAACCTGGCCGAGGCTGGATACAGAGTACTAGTCGTGGAGAAATCCTACCACTACCCATCCAAGTACTTCCCCATGGATTTCAACGAGGGATTTGTCAGCATGTTCGAGAACGGCGGAGCGACAACGAGTGACGACGGGTCGATTGCCGTCCTCGCTGGTTCTACATGGGGCGGAGGTGGCACTGTCAACTGGTCGGCTTCGCTGCAGACCCAGGGCTATGTGCGCCGGGAATGGGCAAGTAAAGGGCTGCCGTTCTTCGAGTCTCATGAATACCAACAAGCCTTGGACCGTGTCTGCGATCGGATGGGTGTCAGTAATGACCACACCGAGCATAATTATAGCAATCGTGTTCTCCTTGATGGGGCTCGGAAGTTGGGATATGCAGCCCAGCCTGTCCCTCAGAACACAGGCGGATCGAATCACTATTGCGGATACTGCACAATGGGCTGCCATTCCTGTGGCAAAAAGGGCCCGAGGGAAACGTTCTTGGCCGATGCTGCCAAAGCTGGCACCACGTTCATAGAAGGGTTTCGCGCGGATAAGATTCGTTTCAAGAACACCAAGGGCGGACGGGTAGCGTGTGGAGTTGAGGGAACCTGGACCTCCAGAGACTCTTATCTGGGAACCGCTGGGCCGGACCGCACGACCCGCAAGGTGATCATAAACGCTTCCAAAGTCATTGTTTCCTGTGGAACATTGCACAGCCCGCTTTTGCTGCTGCGTAGCGGACTCAAGAACCCGCAAATCGGGCGTAACCTCTACCTCCATCCTG TTGTCCTGTCATGTGCTGTCTTCGACGAGGAAATCCGTCCGTGGGAAGGGTCCGCTTTGACCATAGTCGTCAATGAGTTTGAAGATCAGGACGGCCAGGGCCACGGAGTCAAGATCGAGAACGTCGTAATGCTTCCTGCCCTTTATCTTCCGACGTTCCCGTGGCGAGACGGATTGGATTACAAGCTCTGGGCAGCCAAGTTGCCCCGCATGAGCGGCTTCATCGCGCTGACCAAAGAACGAGACGCGGGACGAGTATACCCCGATCCTGCTGATGGCCGTGTCCGAATTGACTACACAGTGTCGGCCTATGACCGGAAGCACATTGTCGAAGCTCTGATCGCGACGGCAAAGATTGCATACATATCAGGGGCAAGGGAGTTCCATACATCGAACCGCGAAATGCCGCCATTTATCCGTCCCACGGAGGCATCGGATCCCAATGCGCCCGAGGGCGTTACCAACCAAGCACTTCAGGCATGGATTGCCGTCCTCCGACGCAAGAACCCTGTCGACCCCGAACGCACACAGTACGCCAGTGCTCATCAGATGGGTACCTGCCGCATGGGGTCATCCCCCAGGACGAGCGTCGTCGACCCAGAATGTCAAGTCTGGGGCACTCAGGGGCTGTACGTCATGGATGCGTCTGTCTTTCCCAGTGCTAGCGGAGTGAACCCGATGGTGACGAACATGGCGATTGCGGACTGGGCCAGCCGGAAAGTTGTCAGGTCTTTGGAGAAGGCGAACCATGGCAAGACCGTGCTGGCTCGTCTCTGA
- a CDS encoding 2-hydroxyacid dehydrogenase — protein MKLAVFSAKSYDKLFLDSSLEKDYASFCEIVYHSFALSSETVSLAKGSDAVCAFVNDTLDAPVLKSLHRYGIRAILLRCAGFNNVDLQVAEELGFFVANVPSYSPEAVAEFAVALIQTLNRKTHRAYNRVREGNFNLEGFLGHTLHGKTVGIVGVGRIGLALAKIFHGFGCRLLASDPFGGEEFRKYGEFVELSELLAQSDVVSLHCPLTESTRHIINDETLAQMRKGALLVNTSRGGLINTKAAIRALKEGHLGGLALDVYEGEGSLFYNDHSTEIIHDDTLMRLMTFPNVLVCGHQAFFTQEALCEIAGVTLGNLQDFVLKRTCKNSLVREGHLLVRRDTEPVRL, from the coding sequence ATGAAGCTAGCGGTCTTCAGCGCCAAATCCTACGACAagctcttcctcgacagCTCCCTTGAGAAAGACTACGCATCCTTCTGCGAAATCGTCTACCACTCATTCGCTCTATCCTCTGAGACAGTCTCACTGGCCAAAGGAAGCGATGCAGTCTGCGCCTTTGTAAACGACACACTGGACGCGCCAGTCCTCAAATCTCTCCACCGCTACGGCATTCGCGCAATCCTTCTGCGCTGCGCTGGTTTCAACAACGTCGACCTGCAAGTTGCAGAGGAGCTGGGCTTCTTTGTTGCCAACGTCCCCTCCTACTCCCCTGAAGCTGTGGCCGAATTCGCCGTGGCGCTGATCCAGACTCTGAACCGCAAGACGCACCGCGCGTATAACCGCGTGCGGGAGGGGAACTTCAACCTCGAGGGGTTCCTGGGACATACGCTGCACGGGAAGACGGTGGGGATCGTGGGTGTTGGGCGTATTGGGCTGGCGCTTGCGAAGATCTTCCATGGGTTTGGGTGCAGGCTGCTGGCATCTGATCCGTTTGGAGGGGAGGAGTTTCGAAAGTACGGCGAGTTCGTTGAATTGTCCGAACTGTTGGCGCAGAGCGATGTGGTCAGCCTCCACTGTCCTCTTACGGAGAGCACGCGACATATCATTAATGATGAGACCCTGGCACAGATGAGGAAGGGCGCGTTGCTGGTTAATACCTCCCGTGGAGGGCTGATCAACACCAAGGCTGCGATCCGGGCGCTCAAGGAGGGCCACCTGGGCGGTCTGGCGTTGGATGTGTACGAGGGGGAGGGCTCGCTGTTTTACAATGATCATTCGACTGAGATTATCCATGACGACACGCTGATGCGACTGATGACGTTTCCCAATGTTCTTGTCTGTGGGCATCAGGCGTTTTTCACGCAGGAGGCCCTGTGTGAAATCGCGGGAGTCACGCTGGGTAACCTGCAGGATTTTGTACTGAAACGGACGTGTAAGAACTCGTTGGTGCGCGAAGGCCACCTACTGGTTCGGAGGGATACCGAGCCGGTTCGTTTATGA
- a CDS encoding GNAT family N-acetyltransferase: MTVDPNPKSFTVALQPPPKQDLTLPTPSNPFPPTNPPTFNDAMTIRLKVFVEEQHVSASAEIDDDDPRSWQWVLYDSSSSVKSPVAVIRLVPPPHAPHELITNPGANASLSKYDTAHEPYIKLTRVAVLREYRGLGLGRRLVEEALGWARGHVKEIQEACRRVAGRELRWKGLVLVHAQVQGEKMYERFGFVTDEKMGRWDEEGIEHVGMWKRIDLEPHA, translated from the coding sequence ATGACCGTCGACCCCAACCCAAAATCATTCACCGTCGCCCTCCAACCACCGCCGAAACAGGACCTCACCCTCCCCACTCCCTCCAACCCATTCCCACCAACAAACCCCCCGACTTTCAACGACGCGATGACTATCCGCCTCAAAGTCTTCGTCGAGGAACAGCACGTCTCTGCCTCAGCCGAGatcgacgacgacgacccCCGCAGCTGGCAATGGGTGCTATATGACAGTAGCAGCTCAGTCAAAAGCCCCGTAGCAGTGATCCGGCTCGTCCCCCCGCCGCATGCACCGCATGAGCTCATTACAAACCCCGGTGCTAATGCATCACTGTCAAAGTACGATACTGCGCATGAGCCGTATATCAAGTTGACGAGAGTGGCGGTTTTGAGGGAGTACCGAGGTCTTGGACTCGGGCGGAGACTGGTTGAGGAGGCATTGGGGTGGGCGAGGGGTCATGTGAAGGAGATCCAGGAGGCGTGTCGGCGGGTGGCGGGGAGGGAGTTGAGGTGGAAGGGGTTGGTGCTGGTTCACGCACAGGTGCAGGGGGAGAAGATGTATGAGCGGTTTGGGTTTGTGACGGATGAGAAGATGGGGAGGtgggatgaggagggcaTTGAGCATGTAGGGATGTGGAAGAGGATTGACCTAGAGCCTCATGCATAG
- a CDS encoding basic helix-loop-helix domain-containing protein codes for MNYYNRASASISWPFQSNSNICFQQSSGMGTYQNILPGSQDDNNSIDAFQLRGILSDTIPQDSTGDMVLDPDDIFPEELPGPPENIKFPTYISAFRGTAVSSDLPPSEVKRKTQLWPPTSCAQQSDPTSSDSSTSGTTAPSASTVSMSCIANTKQQRHNQTRHQSSPRTVSQQDLPLITGVLSPSPSSTPSTKKSGIFADSQTIKGSKADKRASHNVIEKRYRTNMNAKFTTLENVITTCRNKQKASTIRPCSMKKCEILTSAIKCIQDLEERNAALSEDVAFLREQHHLLGAI; via the exons ATGAATTATTACAACAGAGCCAGTGCTTCAATATCGTGGCCTTTTCAAAGCAACAGTAATATTTGCTTTCAGCAGAGCTCTGGTATGGGTACATATCAGAACATACTACCAGGCTCTCAGGACGACAATAACTCCATTGATGCATTTCAACTGAGGGGCATACTGTCAGACACTATCCCGCAAGATTCCACCGGCGATATGGTACTGGACCCAGACGACATCTTCCCTGAGGAATTGCCAGGGCCGCCGGAAAATATCAAGTTCCCTACCTATATCAGCGCATTTAGGGGAACTGCCGTCTCTTCTGATCTCCCACCATCA GAGGTCAAAAGAAAGACCCAACTGTGGCCACCAACTTCGTGTGCGCAACAATCGGATCCAACCTCATCTGATAGTTCAACCTCAGGCACCACCGCACCAAGCGCCTCGACTGTCTCTATGAGTTGCATAGCCAATACCAAACAACAACGCCATAACCAAACTCGACACCAGTCAAGCCCCAGAACTGTCTCACAACAAGATCTTCCCCTAATCACTGGCGTGCTATCTCCATCACCCTCATCAACTCCTTCTACCAAGAAAAGTGGGATTTTTGCCGATTCTCAAACGATCAAAGGCAGCAAAGCTGACAAACGAGCATCCCATAATGTCATTGAGAAGAGGTACCGCACCAACATGAATGCCAAGTTTACCACTCTAGAAAACGTCATCACTACTTGTCGGAACAAGCAAAAGGCCTCAACTATTAGGCCGTGCTCGATGAAGAAGTGTGAAATCCTCACTAGTGCAATCAAGTGTATTCAAGATCTGGAGGAGCGGAATGCCGCTCTGAGTGAGGACGTGGCATTCTTGAGAGAGCAGCATCATCTCCTTGGTGCGATCTGA
- a CDS encoding FYVE zinc finger domain-containing protein yields MATHVVTTTTTISPLSANQISVYGHPSPVNSASATPANNSPTSPRLQHLPLQCRQLRPLKGPLYVPAALRPTERPQKSSPPTPPRSAHGSLDSLNNEEPSTLVSRRSTMESNFNNTISKLAENEWMKMEQLGQVTGLPTREHWKADAASPNCDSPTCRSSFGLFLRRHHCRHCGHVFCSSHTPHIVPLDQDARFHPEGVPSRACDLCWSAYQRWEEARTERLNKIQSLLAQQETTGNNNQDTESATNATASSDTLQQDDPSNQATNASQGQATEIAASVPRGWNWSTF; encoded by the exons ATGGCTACTCACGTTGTcactaccaccaccactatTTCTCCTCTGTCTGCCAACCAGATCTCTGTTTACGGCCATCCGTCGCCTGTCAACTCGGCTTCTGCCACGCCTGCCAACAATTCTCCCACTTCTCCCCGCCTACAGCATCTTCCATTGCAGTGTCGTCAGCTGCGGCCTCTTAAGGGTCCCTTGTATGTCCCCGCTGCCCTGCGTCCTACCGAACGCCCTCAGAAGTCGTCTCCCCCCACCCCTCCGCGCAGTGCGCACGGTTCTTTGGACAGTTTGAACAACGAAGAACCTAGTACGCTCGTCAGCCGTCGTTCGACCATGGAGAGCAACTTCAACAACACTATCAGCAAGCTCGCTGAGAATGagtggatgaagatggagcaACTTGGTCAAGTTACTGGTCTTCCCACCAGAGAACACTGGAAG GCGGACGCTGCTTCTCCCAACTGCGACTCACCCACCTGCCGCTCATCTTTTGGCCTCTTCCTGCGTCGTCACCATTGCCGCCACTGTGGACATGTGTTCTGCTCCTCTCACACTCCCCATATAGTGCCTCTCGATCAAGATGCTCGCTTCCACCCTGAAGGAGTTCCTTCTCGCGCCTGCGATCTCTGCTGGAGCGCTTACCAACGCTGGGAAGAGGCTCGCACTGAGCGTTTAAACAAAATCCAGTCTCTCTTGGCTCAGCAGGAGACGACTGGCAATAACAACCAAGACACCGAGTCTGCCACAAACGCTACAGCGAGCTCAGACACTCTGCAGCAGGACGATCCTTCGAACCAAGCCACCAATGCTTCCCAGGGCCAGGCTACTGAGATTGCTGCCAGCGTTCCCCGCGGATGGAACTGGAGCACCTTCTAA
- a CDS encoding glycosyltransferase family 4 protein produces MDRESFPQSLKGKKVLLTTESLGPVNGVSRTTGSLIDYLRRNEVDLMVVAPKFAGAQQAEQPEANLRLPGYPLPYNPDLTLVYPFRLKDIYKEPAQPDIVYVASPASLGFQLLLYLRQLRKPPVVLLNFQTDLSAYSEIILPSPLSRWSVWLLAVVQGFLFSNPAVHTIFYPSSSILRYLKDAGAPATRAVKLGRGVDTILFHPSRRDEAFRKEIAPDGEIILVCVCRLALEKGFEFLAVAAAKLAEEKLPFKLLIVGGNRNPEVERNIHRLFDTVRDHVIFTGFLTGEPLARAYASGDLFLHCSITETFGLVVLEAMASGLPVVARDQGGPSDIVRHQETGYLVPPNDIETFVALVRQVSRDSQLLASLALAARTYAEDTTWEKINRRVAQQMADAVEAREQAKRLQLEGQGRWCAAYEKAKDRTMLALIQRIRLIAAFGFVSFMWMISVIPLIVHGSRVIPRSLAHIRGLASSRK; encoded by the coding sequence ATGGATAGAGAGAGCTTTCCGCAGTCTTTaaaagggaagaaggtgcTGTTGACCACCGAGTCGCTTGGTCCTGTCAACGGAGTCAGCCGAACAACAGGCAGTCTGATCGACTATCTTCGTCGCAATGAGGTCGACCTGATGGTGGTTGCACCTAAATTCGCAGGTGCCCAACAGGCCGAGCAACCAGAGGCGAATCTGCGACTGCCAGGTTATCCTCTCCCGTACAACCCAGATCTGACGCTGGTGTACCCGTTCCGCCTGAAAGATATCTACAAGGAGCCCGCCCAGCCGGATATTGTCTATGTGGCGAGTCCAGCGTCCCTGGGTTTCCAGTTATTACTGTACTTGCGGCAGCTACGAAAGCCCCCCGTTGTGCTGCTGAACTTCCAAACCGACCTGTCAGCATACAGTGAGATCATCCTCCCATCTCCCTTGAGTCGGTGGTCTGTTTGGTTGTTGGCAGTGGTGCAAGGCTTCCTTTTCAGCAATCCCGCTGTGCATACCATCTTctacccatcatcatccatcttACGTTATCTGAAGGACGCCGGCGCGCCTGCCACACGAGCTGTCAAATTGGGACGAGGCGTTGATACCATCTTGTTCCATCCCTCCCGTCGCGACGAGGCCTTTCGAAAGGAGATTGCGCCTGACGGGGAAATCATCCTTGTCTGCGTGTGCCGGTTAGCCCTAGAGAAAGGATTCGAGTTTCTGGCCGTGGCAGCAGCCAAACTCGCGGAAGAGAAGCTACCGTTCAAGCTTTTGATTGTCGGAGGAAACCGCAATCCGGAGGTTGAAAGAAACATCCACCGTCTCTTTGATACTGTCAGGGATCATGTAATTTTCACAGGTTTCTTGACCGGAGAACCACTGGCTCGTGCATATGCTTCGGGAGACCTCTTCCTGCACTGCTCGATTACCGAGACTTTTGGGTTGGTGGTGCTCGAGGCCATGGCCAGTGGGCTGCCGGTTGTCGCGCGGGACCAGGGCGGTCCGTCCGATATTGTACGCCATCAAGAGACTGGATACTTAGTGCCTCCAAATGACATTGAGACGTTTGTTGCTCTCGTGCGGCAGGTATCGCGCGACTCTCAGCTTCTGGCCTCCCTGGCTTTGGCTGCCCGGACATATGCGGAAGATACGACGTGGGAGAAGATCAACCGCAGGGTCGCCCAGCAGATGGCAGATGCGGTTGAAGCAAGAGAGCAGGCAAAACGACTTCAACTGGAAGGCCAGGGTAGATGGTGTGCTGCTTACGAAAAAGCCAAAGACAGAACCATGCTGGCGCTGATTCAGAGAATCCGACTTATTGCTGCTTTCGGATTTGTGTCCTTTATGTGGATGATCTCGGTCATCCCGTTGATCGTTCACGGGAGCCGTGTCATTCCAAGAAGTCTAGCCCATATCCGCGGCCTGGCCAGTTCGCGTAAATGA
- a CDS encoding rRNA (cytosine-C5-)-methyltransferase RCM1 — protein MSLYYDAVSVLTAPSSTGGSFKSRIYSSRNLKSSPAQIYALVIEASKWDILLKEVIEAAGILKHEPKLTPLLALLLVHDHLLAKNGIAANANHPLRQAIERHKTRLNGEFVKARVRRGCASIPDLKAAVLREKQAAQGAVGTSSTAVYPRWVRINNLRTTMEEQLQSTFKSYTRVNSLAELGEKDEAKLYVDPHVPDLVAVAPGVDFTSSPAYKNGQIILQDKASCFPAYLLLGDSEDWSGDLLDGCAAPGNKTTHMASLLAKHAAGRDVTRHIVSMDASKVRSKTLQKMVSAAGADNIVTVLQGQDFLALDPTEERFANVTGLLLDPSCSGSGIVGRDDVPKLALPAAASTPTSKSQGKKRKRRHDDEEETQPGNAAAATSTSASATDENEIASATLDRDRLTKLSNLQARIVEHALSFPAATRVTYSTCSIHLIENEAVVSRVLASDVARSRGWRIMRREEQPRGMKAWPHRGVRTESRYGDVKGDGEATPVDLSDEELEACLRCWADDEEGLGGFFVAGFVRDEGSVDCPSTKKPASQETDEDTEASDGEWEGFSD, from the exons ATGTCTCTTTACTACGACGCGGTCTCGGTTTTGACcgctccatcatcaacggggGGTTCCTTCAAATCCCGCATCTACAGCTCGCGGAACCTCAAATCCTCCCCGGCGCAAATCTACGCTCTGGTCATCGAGGCCTCAAAATGGGATATCCTTCTCAAGGAGGTCATTGAGGCCGCAGGGATCCTCAAGCACGAGCCCAAG CTCACTCCCTTACTTGCCCTACTGCTTGTGCACGACCACCTCCTCGCCAAGAATGGCATCGCAGCCAACGCAAACCATCCGCTGCGCCAGGCGATCGAGAGACACAAGACTAGGCTAAATGGAGAATTCGTCAAGGCGCGCGTGCGCCGCGGATGTGCTTCGATACCCGATCTGAAGGCTGCCGTGCTACGCGAGAAACAGGCCGCGCAGGGTGCGGTCGGGACTTCTTCGACGGCGGTGTATCCGCGCTGGGTGCGGATCAACAATCTTCGCACGACGATGGAGGAGCAGCTCCAGTCTACATTCAAGTCGTATACCAGAGTCAATTCGCTCGCGGAGCTAGGGGAGAAAGACGAGGCGAAGCTGTACGTTGACCCGCACGTTCCGGATCTTGTGGCCGTCGCGCCGGGCGTGGACTTCACCTCGTCCCCTGCCTACAAGAACGGGCAGATCATCTTGCAGGATAAGGCGTCGTGTTTCCCGGCATATCTGTTACTTGGGGATAGCGAGGACTGGTCCGGCGATCTGCTGGATGGATGCGCGGCACCTGGAAACAAGACGACACACATGGCTTCGTTGCTTGCGAAGCATGCCGCCGGTAGGGACGTTACCCGCCACATCGTTTCCATGGATGCGTCCAAGGTGCGCTCCAAGACATTGCAGAAAATGGTCAGCGCCGCGGGCGCAGACAATATAGTCACCGTCCTCCAGGGCCAGGATTTCCTGGCGCTCGATCCAACCGAGGAACGCTTCGCAAACGTCAccggcctcctcctcgaccctAGTTGCTCCGGCAGCGGGATCGTCGGTCGCGACGACGTCCCCAAACTCGCACTGCCCGCCGCTGCATCCACGCCGACCAGTAAATCACAGGGAAAGAAGCGCAAACGCCGAcacgacgacgaggaggagactCAGCCCGGCAACGCCGCCGCTGCGACCTCAACTTCAGCGTCCGCGACAGATGAAAACGAAATCGCGAGCGCAACCCTCGACCGGGATCGTCTGACGAAACTCTCTAACCTGCAGGCGCGCATCGTCGAACACGCGCTGAGCTTCCCCGCCGCCACCCGTGTCACGTACAGTACGTGCTCCATTCACCTGATCGAGAACGAGGCCGTTGTGTCTCGTGTACTCGCCTCGGACGTAGCGCGCTCTCGCGGGTGGAGAATCATGCGCCGCGAGGAGCAACCCCGCGGCATGAAGGCCTGGCCGCACCGTGGTGTCAGGACAGAGAGCCGATATGGCGATGTGAAGGGCGATGGGGAAGCCACTCCAGTGGATTTATCAGATGAAGAACTAGAGGCTTGTTTGCGGTGTTGggccgatgatgaggagggaCTTGGTGGGTTCTTCGTTGCAGGTTTTGTGCGTGATGAGGGAAGCGTAGACTGTCCTTCTACGAAAAAGCCAGCGTCTCAGGAAACGGACGAGGATACGGAGGCCAGCGATGGGGAGTGGGAGGGTTTCTCTGATTGA
- the ugd1 gene encoding UDP-glucose dehydrogenase codes for MAEQGAMIEMVAETQAGAMDLPSSPAGTSDASSDDGSTRPTTPSSSPLFCASRMEDLTLSHFTHFPGSATLQSFPAWGQVKNICVVGAGYVGGPTAAVMALHNPSISVEVLDRDPVRIRQWNSPHLPVHEPGLIDVVRVTRDGAEIVNQETTSLVSATRLKRRANLFFTSDSVTSISRADVIMLAVNTPTKTFGLGAGRATNMSAIDEAVRQIAIYAKPGAIIVEKSTVPCGTAQRIRHLLATLRPGVPFEVLSNPEFLSEGSAIENLISPDRVLIGSSGTPSGRHAARTLAQIYSSWVPSSRILEVNTWSSELAKLVANAMLAQRISSINSISAICEKTGAEVDQVAQAIGLDARIGAQFLKAGLGFGGSCFRKDIASLTYLAESLGLEDVAHYWSQVNVMNEMQRDRFARKVIERFDGNLTGRKIAMLGFAFKKNTGDTRESLAADVIRLLLEEKPMEIAIFDPYCLEKDIMREVERACGTLDGRIVKVFPDPYQACSQADAVLIISDCDQFRNMPTRSKPNPFASQTEAKAANTLSKAIISKDPEEDIWSCNSLSYRLSPQKPCDDCEVCRLTVNYPTATEPVEWARIAYNMKAPKLVIDGRGILDVHEMEKLGVHVDAVGRRPPVISTGIDPLNCDI; via the exons ATGGCTGAACAGGGAGCTATGATTGAAATGGTTGCAGAAACTCAAGCAGGCGCAATGGATCTCCCATCGTCTCCTGCAGGAACATCAGATGCGAGCTCAGATGATGGCTCAACGCGCCCTACAACCCCTTCTTCAAGTCCGCTGTTTTGTGCTTCTCGAATGGAGGATCTGACCCTGTCGCATTTCACGCACTTTCCTGGCTCTGCTACACTACAAAGCTTTCCCGCCTGGGGACAGGTGAAGAACATCTGCGTTGTGGGCGCTGGATACGTCG GTGGGCCAACTGCAGCCGTTATGGCGCTGCACAACCCGTCGATATCAGTCGAAGTCTTGGACCGAGACCCGGTTCGCATTCGGCAGTGGAACTCACCACACCTTCCTGTACATGAACCTGGCTTGATCGACGTCGTCCGAGTGACGAGAGACGGAGCAGAGATAGTCAATCAGGAGACTACGTCCTTGGTCAGCGCAACACGCTTGAAGCGGCGCGCAAACCTCTTCTTCACAAGTGACTCGGTGACAAGTATCTCACGAGCCGATGTGATCATGCTTGCGGTCAACACACCCACCAAGACGTTTGGTCTGGGCGCTGGTCGAGCGACGAATATGTCAGCTATTGATGAAGCCGTGCGGCAGATAGCTATCTATGCAAAACCAGGCGCAATCATCGTCGAGAAGAGCACGGTTCCTTGTGGCACGGCGCAGCGCATTCGACACCTG CTGGCCACTCTGAGACCCGGCGTGCCGTTCGAGGTGCTGTCGAACCCCGAATTCCTGTCTGAGGGCTCAGCTATCGAGAACCTCATCTCACCCGATCGTGTTCTCATCGGATCATCTGGAACACCATCTGGACGCCACGCAGCGCGCACTCTTGCACAGATTTACTCATCTTGGGTGCCCTCGTCGCGCATCCTCGAGGTCAACACATGGTCGTCCGAACTCGCAAAGCTTGTAGCCAACGCCATGCTCGCCCAGAgaatcagcagcatcaactCTATCAGTGCTATTTGCGAGAAAACAGGAGCTGAGGTCGACCAAGTAGCTCAAGCTATCGGTCTGGATGCGCGCATTGGAGCTCAATTCCTCAAAGCCGGACTCGGGTTCGGCGGCTCCTGTTTCCGCAAGGATATTGCCAGCCTGACTTATCTCGCCGAGTCATTGGGCTTGGAAGATGTGGCTCACTATTGGAGCCAAGTGAACGTGATGAATGAGATGCAGCGTGACCGGTTTGCGAGGAAAGTCATCGAGAGGTTCGATGGTAACTTGACCGGACGGAAGATTGCCATGCTTGGCTTCgccttcaagaagaacaccGGCGACACACGGGAATCTTTAGCGGCTGATGTGATCcggttgctgctggaggaaAAGCCCATGGAGATTGCGATTTTTGATCCCTATTGCCTTGAAAAAGACATCATGCGGGAGGTCGAACGTGCCTGCGGCACCTTGGACGGAAGGATAGTCAAAGTCTTTCCGGACCCGTACCAGGCTTGTTCTCAAGCCGACGCGGTTCTCATCATCTCGGATTGTGATCAATTTCGGAACATGCCGACCAGATCGAAGCCGAACCCTTTTGCTTCACAGACAGAGGCTAAGGCTGCTAACACTCTTTCCAAAGCCATAATATCGAAAGATCCAGAGGAGGACATTTGGTCATGCAACAGCCTGTCATACCGCTTGTCCCCTCAGAAACCGTGCGATGATTGTGAAGTATGCCGTTTAACAGTCAATTATCCCACTGCCACCGAGCCTGTAGAATGGGCACGCATAGCATACAACATGAAGGCACCGAAactggtcattgatggaCGCGGAATCCTGGATGTTCATGAAATGGAGAAACTCGGTGTCCATGTGGACGCTGTCGGAAGACGACCGCCTGTTATTTCCACAGGCATTGACCCTTTGAACTGTGACATCTAG